One stretch of Amycolatopsis sp. NBC_00345 DNA includes these proteins:
- a CDS encoding non-ribosomal peptide synthetase, protein MEASPLEDILPLSPMQEGMLFHSLLDPDGGVDFEQLLYRFDGTLDTAALERAWQAVVARHTALRARLRWQGVDRPLQLIERSVTVPFAVLGRLPSGGLEEWLAQDRREGISLAKAPLLRVTLFREADRAHLMVLSFHHVLLDGWSVRLVLRDLMTFYRAESEGRHVVLEPAPQYRSFLRWLGAQDTAAAERYWKGELADFTAPTKITADRPGTDSGFDVAELELDAGESARVREFARTQRITVNTVLQGAWALVLSRYTGERDVVFGATMSTRPPEAERVESMVGLMINTLPLRVRVEPAKPVGEWLRSVQDAQLRLRQYDYTPLVLAQTSSGVPQGTPLFESLLVFENYPAATTADQSAGGLELVPVGARERNGYPLSVVAAVRDFLRVEITYDRARFDSHRAALLAGHLRTLLLGLSADPATAVGDLGILTPEERRRIVTEWNATDAEYPADRCVHELFAACAARTPDAVAVVDTDGTRLTYGELNARANRLAHHLRGLGAGPEQRIGICVSPSVNALVGIFGILKSGAAYVPLDPGHPAERMRFMLDDTGAERVLVEPRTRPDLPAEYADRAIVLDADVSVAAGLPETDPGAPVRADNLAYVMYTSGSTGRPKGVLVAHRGLVNYLWWAIDGYGLGGASGAPMLGSIAFDLSMPNFFLPLIGGKDVTLLAPDRGHDSLRELLAAPGDFSLLKITPGHLDLLRGMIGEDEQLGSVRTYVVGADEVKPETLAAWQRIAPKSRVINEYGPTETVVGCSIYVADERFDPSVPVPIGRPIANTRMYVLDEALNPVPVGVVGELCIGGDGVARGYLGRPGITAERFVPDPFGPGRLYRTGDLARFRPDGDLEFLGRTDHQVKIRGYRVELGEIEARLLLLDAVSEAVVVAREDTPGDRRLVAYLVADGDLTEPDVREWVAAVLPAYMLPAAFVFLPALPLSGNGKVDRRGLPAPGGARPGLAAGPVRPRTPSEELVAGVWSDVLGIDEIGVLDDFFALGGHSLLATQVVSRLSRLGGAEVPLRALFANPTVADLARLLDERRTGRRIPPIERVAGDGDLFPLSFAQQRLWLLDQLEPGSTEYIVPLAWRLTGALDVAALETALGGVIARHEVLRTTFAGGETEAGQRIHPAGPVGIPIIDVGGEALDDVIRALATKPFDLVAGPVWRTALFRVAADDHVLLFATHHIAMDAWSARNLVRELGEGYRAALHGVEPETPAPAVRYADFAVWQRNWLRGDVLDEQLGYWRDQLTGVPPLQLPTDRPRAAVRSTEGASLEFSVPAELAAGLRGLAREHRTTLFMVILACVQLVLGRYAGQNDVAVGTPIAGRNRREVEGMIGFFVNTLVLRTDLGGDPRFAELLDRVREVTMGAYEHQDLPFERLVEELQPERDFARTPLFQVMLSVNNVPSGEWELPGVHAEEHGFTTNQAKFDLTLAFADTPGGLLAGIRYSTALFDAERVHRLSEHVQRIFAAVVAAPKARLSELSPLSEAEYESLVHGRNADRTSHVPAGVTGLHRLFEQQAAARPDAVALAGAAELTYAEVDRRANALAARLRERGAGPEVFVGICLPRSAEAVICALAVAKTGAAFVPIDGHQPQDRVSFILDDTGTELVLTDAATAAGVLTGFRGEVLLIDQDDAAAEPRPVLPAAIDPGNAAYVVYTSGSTGRPKGVVATHGNALARIGYLRDEYGIGPADTGITLSGWGFDASVREIFVALSAGAKLVVTDPDAAKDPASVVALLAGHRVTTILSVVPTLLYELAAQPVPEAGLAAVRLVLCSGEHLYAERLADCAWLAGKVVNQFGPTETTMTATRIRVPAGGGSSWTYPVGGPMAGTEVYVLDEAMSPCPAGVPGELYIGGAGVSRGYWHRPGLTAERFLPNPFGGGRLYRTGDLCRWGPHQVLEHLGRTDHQVKIRGFRVELDEIGTHLRALEAVAEAVVVAREDEPGDQRLVAYVVPTGTGTAVSQLRASLEESLPEYMIPSRFVLVPALPKTANGKIDRLALPDPDSARPELGSGFSAPRTELETVIAGIWHEVLGVDRVGVFDDFFDLGGHSLLAAHVVARLRARHDVKVPLRAVFEARTVARLAELAGPAAAERPAVAEPGLVPLNTGPRDRTLFCVHEGTGSVTGYYALARALEPDFALVGLDFDESLVTASAPDQVVAMAEVYVERIRRWQPAGPYRLCGWSFGGIVAYEAAAQLIRGGAEVSWVGLVDSVVQAPETRQRHLLDGLLDEMIAVAEDISEADWTGLAPRRLTELLRQAGFREEQIGLGKDALESVLRRNRFFRMAKRNYRPRPADVPLTVLKATEGNWSWPWFEAWREHAPRTELLEVPGTHLSVLEEPQLAQVVSVFRAGLEAAE, encoded by the coding sequence ATGGAGGCCTCGCCGCTGGAAGACATCCTGCCGCTGTCACCGATGCAGGAGGGGATGCTGTTCCACAGCTTGCTGGACCCCGACGGCGGCGTGGACTTCGAGCAGCTGCTGTACCGGTTCGACGGGACGCTCGATACCGCCGCGCTCGAACGGGCGTGGCAGGCGGTGGTGGCCCGGCACACCGCGCTGCGCGCCCGGCTGCGCTGGCAGGGCGTCGACCGTCCGCTCCAGCTGATCGAGCGGTCGGTGACGGTGCCGTTCGCCGTGCTCGGCCGGTTGCCGTCCGGCGGCCTCGAAGAGTGGCTGGCGCAGGACCGGCGCGAAGGCATCTCGCTGGCCAAGGCGCCGCTGCTGCGGGTCACGCTGTTCCGGGAGGCGGACCGGGCGCACCTGATGGTGCTCAGCTTCCACCACGTGCTGCTGGACGGCTGGAGCGTGCGGCTGGTGCTGCGCGACCTCATGACGTTCTACCGCGCCGAAAGCGAAGGCCGGCACGTGGTGCTGGAGCCCGCGCCGCAGTACCGCTCGTTCCTGCGCTGGCTCGGCGCCCAGGACACCGCCGCCGCCGAGCGGTACTGGAAGGGGGAGCTGGCCGACTTCACCGCCCCGACGAAGATCACCGCGGACCGGCCGGGTACCGATTCCGGCTTCGACGTGGCCGAACTGGAGCTCGACGCCGGGGAGTCCGCCCGGGTGCGGGAGTTCGCCCGGACGCAGCGGATCACCGTCAACACCGTGCTGCAGGGCGCGTGGGCGCTGGTGTTGTCCCGCTACACCGGCGAACGTGACGTCGTCTTCGGCGCCACCATGAGCACCCGGCCGCCGGAAGCCGAACGGGTCGAGTCCATGGTCGGGCTGATGATCAACACGCTGCCGCTGCGGGTGCGCGTCGAGCCGGCGAAACCGGTCGGCGAGTGGCTGAGGTCGGTCCAGGACGCCCAGCTCCGCCTGCGCCAGTACGACTACACACCGCTCGTGCTCGCGCAGACCAGCAGCGGGGTACCGCAGGGCACGCCGCTGTTCGAAAGCCTGCTCGTGTTCGAGAACTACCCCGCCGCGACCACGGCCGACCAGTCGGCGGGCGGCCTGGAACTCGTGCCGGTCGGCGCGCGCGAACGCAACGGCTACCCGCTCAGCGTCGTCGCCGCGGTCCGCGACTTCCTGCGCGTGGAGATCACCTACGACCGGGCGCGGTTCGACAGCCATCGGGCCGCCCTGCTCGCCGGGCACCTGCGCACCCTGCTGCTCGGGCTGTCCGCGGATCCCGCCACCGCGGTCGGCGACCTCGGCATCCTCACCCCGGAGGAGCGGCGGCGGATCGTCACCGAGTGGAACGCCACCGACGCCGAGTACCCCGCCGACCGTTGCGTGCACGAGCTGTTCGCGGCGTGCGCGGCCCGTACTCCGGACGCGGTCGCCGTGGTGGACACCGACGGCACGCGGCTGACCTACGGCGAGCTGAACGCCAGGGCCAACCGGCTGGCTCACCACCTGCGCGGGCTCGGGGCCGGGCCGGAGCAGCGGATCGGGATCTGCGTCAGCCCGTCGGTGAACGCGCTGGTGGGGATCTTCGGCATCCTCAAGTCCGGCGCCGCCTACGTGCCGCTGGACCCGGGGCACCCGGCCGAACGGATGCGCTTCATGCTGGACGACACCGGCGCCGAGCGGGTCCTGGTGGAACCGCGGACGCGGCCGGACCTGCCGGCGGAGTACGCGGACCGGGCCATCGTGCTCGACGCGGACGTCTCCGTGGCGGCCGGGCTGCCGGAGACCGACCCGGGCGCGCCCGTCCGCGCGGACAACCTCGCCTACGTGATGTACACCTCCGGCTCCACCGGCCGGCCGAAGGGTGTCCTGGTGGCGCACCGGGGCCTGGTCAACTACCTGTGGTGGGCCATCGACGGCTACGGGCTGGGCGGTGCGTCCGGTGCCCCCATGCTCGGGTCGATCGCCTTCGACCTCTCGATGCCCAACTTCTTCCTGCCGCTCATCGGCGGCAAGGACGTCACCCTGCTCGCGCCCGATCGCGGGCACGACTCCCTGCGGGAGCTGCTGGCCGCCCCCGGTGACTTCAGCCTGCTCAAGATCACCCCCGGGCACCTCGACCTGCTGCGCGGCATGATCGGCGAGGACGAGCAGCTCGGGTCCGTCCGGACCTACGTGGTCGGCGCCGACGAGGTCAAGCCGGAGACCCTCGCGGCCTGGCAGCGGATCGCCCCCAAGTCCCGGGTGATCAACGAGTACGGCCCGACCGAGACCGTCGTCGGCTGCTCGATCTACGTCGCGGACGAACGGTTCGACCCCTCGGTGCCCGTGCCGATCGGGCGCCCGATCGCGAACACCCGGATGTACGTGCTCGACGAGGCGCTCAACCCGGTGCCGGTGGGCGTCGTGGGGGAACTCTGCATCGGCGGTGACGGCGTCGCCCGCGGGTACCTGGGGCGCCCGGGTATCACGGCCGAGCGGTTCGTGCCCGACCCCTTCGGTCCCGGGCGGCTCTACCGCACCGGTGACCTGGCCCGCTTCCGGCCCGACGGCGACCTGGAGTTCCTCGGCCGCACCGACCACCAGGTGAAGATCCGCGGGTACCGCGTCGAGCTCGGCGAGATCGAGGCGCGCCTGCTGTTGCTCGACGCGGTGTCCGAAGCGGTGGTCGTCGCGCGTGAGGACACCCCAGGGGACCGCCGGCTGGTCGCCTACCTCGTCGCGGACGGCGACCTCACCGAGCCCGACGTCCGCGAGTGGGTCGCGGCGGTGCTGCCCGCCTACATGCTGCCCGCCGCGTTCGTGTTCCTGCCGGCGTTGCCGTTGTCCGGCAACGGCAAGGTCGACCGGCGTGGCCTGCCCGCGCCCGGCGGTGCCCGGCCCGGCCTGGCGGCCGGTCCGGTCCGGCCCCGGACGCCGTCCGAGGAGCTCGTCGCCGGCGTCTGGTCCGACGTGCTCGGGATCGACGAGATCGGCGTGCTCGACGATTTCTTCGCGCTGGGCGGGCATTCCCTGCTGGCGACCCAGGTCGTGTCCCGGCTGAGCCGCCTCGGTGGCGCCGAGGTGCCGTTGCGGGCGTTGTTCGCGAACCCGACGGTGGCGGATCTGGCCCGGCTGCTCGACGAACGGCGGACCGGCCGGCGGATCCCGCCCATCGAGCGGGTGGCCGGGGACGGCGACCTCTTCCCGCTGTCGTTCGCCCAGCAACGGCTGTGGCTGCTCGACCAGCTCGAACCGGGCAGTACCGAATACATCGTCCCGCTGGCCTGGCGGCTGACCGGCGCCCTCGACGTCGCGGCCCTGGAAACCGCGCTCGGCGGGGTGATCGCCCGGCACGAGGTGCTGCGGACCACGTTCGCCGGCGGGGAAACCGAAGCGGGACAACGGATCCACCCCGCCGGCCCGGTCGGGATCCCGATCATCGACGTCGGCGGCGAAGCACTCGACGACGTCATCCGCGCGCTGGCCACGAAGCCGTTCGACCTGGTGGCGGGCCCGGTCTGGCGCACCGCGTTGTTCCGGGTCGCGGCGGACGACCACGTCCTGCTGTTCGCCACCCACCACATCGCGATGGACGCGTGGTCCGCGCGGAACCTCGTCCGGGAACTGGGGGAGGGGTACCGGGCCGCGCTGCACGGCGTCGAGCCCGAAACACCCGCTCCCGCGGTCCGGTACGCGGACTTCGCCGTCTGGCAACGGAACTGGCTGCGCGGCGACGTACTCGACGAGCAGCTCGGCTACTGGCGCGACCAGCTCACCGGCGTCCCGCCGCTGCAGCTGCCGACGGACCGGCCACGCGCCGCGGTCCGCTCGACCGAAGGCGCGTCACTGGAATTCAGCGTGCCCGCCGAACTCGCCGCGGGTCTGCGCGGACTCGCCCGGGAACACCGGACGACCCTGTTCATGGTCATCCTCGCCTGCGTCCAGCTCGTCCTCGGCCGTTATGCGGGCCAGAACGACGTCGCCGTCGGCACGCCGATCGCCGGGCGCAACCGGCGTGAGGTCGAGGGGATGATCGGCTTCTTCGTCAACACCCTGGTGCTGCGCACCGACCTCGGCGGTGATCCGCGGTTCGCCGAGCTGCTCGACCGGGTGCGCGAAGTGACGATGGGCGCCTACGAGCACCAGGACCTGCCCTTCGAACGGCTCGTCGAAGAACTCCAGCCCGAGCGGGACTTCGCCAGGACCCCGCTGTTCCAGGTGATGCTGTCGGTCAACAACGTGCCCTCCGGCGAGTGGGAGCTGCCGGGCGTGCACGCCGAAGAGCACGGCTTCACCACCAACCAGGCGAAGTTCGACCTCACGCTGGCCTTCGCCGACACCCCCGGCGGCCTGCTCGCCGGCATCCGGTACAGCACGGCCCTGTTCGACGCCGAGCGCGTGCACCGGCTGAGCGAGCACGTGCAGCGGATCTTCGCGGCCGTCGTCGCCGCTCCGAAAGCCCGGCTCTCGGAGCTGTCCCCGTTGTCCGAGGCGGAATACGAAAGCCTGGTGCACGGCCGCAACGCCGACCGGACCAGCCACGTGCCCGCCGGGGTGACCGGGCTGCACCGGCTCTTCGAGCAGCAGGCGGCCGCCCGCCCGGATGCCGTCGCGCTGGCGGGCGCAGCCGAGCTGACGTACGCGGAGGTCGACCGGCGGGCGAACGCCTTGGCCGCACGGCTGCGCGAGCGCGGTGCCGGCCCGGAGGTGTTCGTCGGGATCTGCCTGCCGCGCAGTGCGGAAGCCGTGATCTGCGCGCTCGCCGTGGCGAAGACCGGGGCGGCGTTCGTCCCGATCGACGGGCACCAGCCGCAGGACCGGGTGTCGTTCATCCTCGACGACACCGGCACCGAGCTGGTCCTCACCGACGCCGCCACCGCGGCCGGGGTGCTCACCGGGTTCCGGGGCGAAGTGCTCCTGATCGACCAGGACGACGCCGCGGCGGAGCCACGGCCGGTCCTGCCCGCCGCGATCGACCCCGGCAACGCCGCGTACGTCGTCTACACCTCCGGCTCGACCGGGCGTCCCAAGGGTGTCGTCGCCACCCACGGCAACGCGCTGGCCCGGATCGGCTACCTGCGGGACGAGTACGGCATCGGACCGGCCGACACCGGGATCACGCTGTCCGGCTGGGGTTTCGACGCCTCCGTGCGCGAGATCTTCGTCGCCCTGTCGGCGGGCGCGAAGCTGGTGGTGACCGACCCGGACGCCGCCAAGGACCCGGCCTCGGTCGTGGCCCTGCTCGCCGGGCACCGCGTGACCACGATCCTCAGCGTGGTGCCCACCCTGCTCTACGAGCTGGCCGCGCAGCCGGTGCCCGAGGCCGGCCTGGCCGCGGTCCGCCTCGTCCTGTGCAGCGGCGAGCACCTCTACGCCGAGCGGCTGGCGGATTGCGCCTGGCTCGCGGGCAAGGTGGTCAACCAGTTCGGCCCGACCGAAACCACGATGACCGCGACGCGGATCCGGGTCCCGGCCGGCGGCGGGTCGTCGTGGACCTACCCCGTCGGCGGCCCCATGGCCGGCACCGAGGTCTACGTCCTGGACGAGGCGATGTCGCCCTGCCCGGCGGGTGTCCCCGGCGAGCTCTACATCGGCGGTGCCGGGGTCAGCCGCGGCTACTGGCACCGGCCCGGGCTGACGGCCGAGCGCTTCCTGCCCAACCCCTTCGGCGGCGGCCGGCTGTACCGCACCGGGGACCTCTGCCGCTGGGGACCGCACCAGGTGCTCGAACACCTGGGCCGCACGGACCACCAGGTCAAGATCCGCGGGTTCCGGGTCGAGCTCGACGAGATCGGGACGCACCTGCGGGCGCTGGAGGCCGTGGCCGAAGCCGTCGTCGTGGCGAGGGAAGACGAGCCGGGAGACCAGCGGCTGGTCGCCTACGTCGTACCCACCGGCACCGGCACCGCGGTCTCGCAACTGCGCGCGTCGCTCGAAGAATCCTTGCCGGAGTACATGATCCCGTCCCGGTTCGTGCTCGTGCCCGCGTTGCCGAAGACGGCGAACGGGAAGATCGACCGGCTGGCGCTGCCGGATCCCGACTCGGCGCGCCCGGAACTCGGGTCGGGCTTCTCGGCCCCGCGCACCGAGCTGGAAACGGTCATCGCCGGGATCTGGCACGAGGTGCTCGGGGTCGACCGGGTCGGGGTGTTCGACGACTTCTTCGACCTCGGCGGGCATTCGCTGCTCGCCGCGCACGTCGTCGCCCGCCTGCGCGCCCGGCACGACGTCAAGGTGCCGCTGCGGGCGGTCTTCGAGGCGCGGACCGTCGCCCGGCTGGCCGAATTGGCCGGGCCGGCCGCGGCCGAGCGGCCGGCGGTGGCCGAGCCGGGCCTGGTACCGCTGAACACCGGCCCCCGGGACCGCACCCTGTTCTGCGTGCACGAGGGGACCGGCAGCGTCACCGGGTACTACGCGCTGGCGCGGGCGCTGGAGCCGGACTTCGCGCTCGTCGGGCTCGACTTCGACGAGTCCCTCGTGACGGCCTCCGCGCCCGACCAGGTGGTGGCGATGGCCGAGGTCTACGTCGAGCGGATCCGGCGGTGGCAGCCCGCGGGCCCGTACCGGCTGTGCGGCTGGTCGTTCGGCGGGATCGTCGCCTACGAAGCCGCGGCCCAGCTGATCCGCGGGGGCGCCGAGGTGAGCTGGGTCGGCTTGGTCGACTCCGTCGTCCAGGCACCGGAGACGCGCCAGCGGCATCTCCTCGACGGGCTGCTCGACGAGATGATCGCCGTGGCCGAGGACATCTCCGAAGCGGATTGGACCGGCCTCGCCCCGCGCCGGCTGACGGAACTGCTGCGGCAGGCCGGTTTCCGGGAGGAGCAGATCGGGCTCGGGAAGGACGCGCTGGAGAGCGTGCTGCGCCGCAACCGGTTCTTCCGCATGGCCAAGCGCAACTACCGGCCGCGGCCCGCCGACGTCCCGCTCACCGTGCTCAAGGCGACCGAAGGCAACTGGTCGTGGCCCTGGTTCGAAGCGTGGCGCGAGCACGCGCCGCGCACCGAGCTGCTGGAGGTGCCGGGCACGCACCTGTCGGTGCTCGAAGAACCCCAGCTCGCCCAGGTGGTTTCGGTGTTCCGGGCCGGGCTGGAGGCGGCGGAATGA